The Microbacterium sp. LKL04 sequence GATGCAGTTGCGCGCGGTGCTCTACACGGCGGCGCCCAGCAACACCTTCGTCGGAGACGACGGCAAGCAGACGCCGTACCCGACTCCCGGACCGTCTCTGAACGCGACGCCCACCCCGGCCCCGACCAACGGCAGCGACCTGTCGTGGGCGACCGAAGAGGTGCAGGCGCAGTTCCTCGCCTACGACTGCGCGAACCCGGCGACCGACCCGGCTCAGGAGCCGGCGAACGAGCCGCTCATCACGTGCGACACCGACGGAGCGGCCAAGTACCTGCTCGGCCCGGTGGAGCTCGATGGGTCCGCCATCTCGGACGCGACCAACGGGCTGAACTCGCAGAACGGTCAGTGGGCCGTGAACATCGTGTTCAACGGCGAGGGCACGAAGACCTTCGGCGATATCAGCCAGCGACTGTTCAACCTGCAGTCCCCGCAGAACCAGTTCGCCTTCGTGCTGGACGGCGAGGTCATCTCCGCGCCCTCCATGAACGCGGTGATCACCGACGGCAAGCCGCAGATCACCGGAAACTTCGACCAGGAGACATCGAAGACCCTCGCCGACCAGCTGAAGTACGGTGCGCTCCCGCTCAGCTTCGAGGTGCAGAGCAGCAACTCCATCTCGGCGACGCTCGGATCACAGCAGCTCCTGATCGGTCTCGTCGCCGGTCTGATCGGTCTGGCGCTCGTGGCGATCTATTCGCTGACGGTCTACCGCGCGCTCGGCTTCGTGATCATCGCGTCTCTCGCGGTCATGGGCATCCTGACCTACATCACGCTGTGCATCCTCGCGTGGCGCATGGGCTTCCGGCTGTCGCTCGCAGGTGTGGCGGGCCTCATCGTCACGATCGGCTTCACGGCGGACTCGTTCATCGTCTACTTCGAACGCATCCGAGACGAGCTCCGCGACGGCAAGTCGATCACCGGCGCCGTCGAGGACGGCTGGGCGCGCGCGAAGCGCACGATCTACATCTCGAAGTCGATCAACATCCTGGCCGCCGTCGTGCTCTACATCCTCGCCGACGCCACGGTGAAGGGCTTCGCGTTCACCCTCGGCCTCACGACCGTGATCGACATCCTGATCTTCATCCTCTTCACCCACCCCGTGCTCCAGCTTCTCGCGCGGACGCGCTTCTTCGGCGGTGGACACACGCTCTCGGGGCTCGACCCGACGGCGCTCGGCGCGGTCTACCGCGGGCGTGCGCAGTTCCGGACGCCCGTGGCTGCCGGAGGTACGTCGCAAGCCGAGAAGCGGTCGTCGCGTTCTCGCAACGAGGCGGTTCGCCGCCAGACCATCGCCGAGCGCAAGCTCGCGCAGCAGAGCAGCGATACGCGCTCGGCAGGGGAGGGGGACGACTGATGCGTTCCATGAGTGACTTCGGAAACGACCTCTACACCGGGAAGGTCTCCTTCCCGTTCGTCGGACGCCGCCGGCTCTGGTTCCTCATCGCCGCGATCCTGGTGATCGGGTCCGCGCTGGTTCCCGTCTTCCGTCCCATCCAGTTCTCGATCGAGTTCACCGGTGGGTCGCAGTTCACCGTCAACGACGTCGCGAAGCCCGATCAGCTGCTCGCGACCGAGGCGGTCCAGTCCGTGGTCCCGGATGCCGCGACCCGCGTCACGACGGTCGGCGACGACAGCCTCCGCATCCAGACCGACCAGCTCGGCGAGATCGAGACGCGCGAAGTCACCGATGCGCTCGTCACCGCCTACGGCGTGTCGGACGACAGCGTCAGCTCCTCGTTCATCGGCCCCAGCTGGGGTGAGAGCGTCACGCGTCAATCGCTGTGGGGCCTGGCGATCTTCCTCGTCCTCACGTTCCTGATCCTGGCGCTCTACTTCCGGACGTGGAAGATGTCCGTTGCCGCGATGATCGGTCTCGTCGACGTTCTGGTCGTCACCGTCGGCGTCTATGCCCTCTTCGGCTTCGAGATCTCACCGGCGGCCGTGATCGGCTTCCTCACGATCTTGTCGTATTCGCTCTACGACACGACCGTCGTCTTCGACAAGATCCGTGAGAACACCTTCGAGGACGGCGAGAAGTCCGGCCGCACCTTCGGGGAGTCGGTGAACCTCGCGGTGAACCAGACCCTCGTCCGATCCATTAACACGACGGTCGTGGCAGTGCTCCCGACCGGTGCGATCCTCTTCATCGGCGCGCTGTGGCTCGGCGCTCAGACTCTGACGGACATCTCGCTGTCGATCTTTGTCGGAACGATCGTCGCGGCGTACTCCACGCTGTTCGTCGCTGCGCCGCTCTACTCGCTCCTGCGCGAGAACGAGGGCGACCTGAAGGCTCGCGATCAGCGCATCCTCGAGTCCCGTTCGGCCGCAGTAGCCGCGGTCTGAGCGGCATGGCCGCGAGCGTAGGATTGACCTCCAGTTCCACGCGCGCACGGGCAGACAGGAGGCGATCGCATGGCTGAAGCGGTCACTCCGACAGGGTCGGCGACGGGCGGGCAGTCCCTCCGTCGCCTCGTCCCGCGCATCTTCTCCCGTGCGCCGTCGCGCGACGCGCTCGAGGAGCTCATGCGAACGGTGCGCGTGCACCACCCCAAGGGCGACATCGCGATCGTCGAGCGTGCATATCGGACCGCCGCGAAGGCCCATGCGTCTCAGAAGCGGCAGAGCGGTGAGCCCTACATCACGCACCCGCTCGCCGTCGCGCAGATCCTCGCGGAACTGGGCCTGGGTCCGCGCGCTATCGCCGCCGCCCTCCTCCACGACACCGTGGAGGACACCGACTACTCCCTCGACCAGCTGACGGCGGACTTCGGCGACGAGGTCGCGATGCTCGTCGACGGTGTGACGAAGCTCGACAAGGTCAAGTACGGCGACGCGGCGCAGGCCGAGACCGTCCGCAAGATGATCGTCGCGATGTCGAAGGACATCCGCGTCCTCCTGATCAAGCTCGCAGACCGGTTGCACAATGCGCGCACCTGGGGGTTCGTGCCGCCCGAGAAGGCCGCGAAGAAGGCGCGCGAGACGCTCGAGATCTACGCTCCGCTGGCGCATCGCCTCGGCATCCAGACCGCGAAGAGCGAGCTGGAGGATCTGTCGTTCGCCGTGCTTCACCCGAAGCTCTACGCCGAGATCGACTCACTCGTCAAGCAGCGCACTCCGCAGCGCGAGCAGTACGTCCACACGGTGATCGACAACGTCGAAGCCGACCTGCGGGATCTGCGTATCCGAGGTCGCGTGATGGGACGACCCAAGCAGCTGTACTCCGTGTACCAGAAGATGGTCGTCCGAGGTCGCGAGTTCGACGACATCTACGACCTCATCGGCATCCGCGTCATGGTGAACACGGTTCGCGACTGCTACGCGGTCCTGGGCGCGATCCACGCACGGTGGACGCCGATCCCGGGCCGGTTCAAGGACTACATCGCGACGCCGAAGTTCAATCTGTACCAGTCGCTCCACACGACGGTCATCGGTCCCGGCGGTCGCACGGTCGAGATTCAGATCCGCACCCACGAGATGCACCAGCAGGCCGAGTACGGCGTGGCCGCGCACTGGAAGTACAAGGAGCAGATCTCCGGCGGCAAGGCGGACTCCAAGGCCATCGACCAGGACATGGCGTGGCTGGCGCACATCTCGGACTGGCAGGCCGAAACCGCCGATCCGAGCGAGTTCCTCGATTCCCTCCGTTTCGAGATCGGCGCGAAGGAGGTCTACGTCTTCACCCCCAAGGGGCGCGTCGTGGGGCTCCCCGCCGGTGCGACCCCCGTCGACTTCGCGTACGCCGTGCACACCGAGATCGGCCACCGGACGATGGGTGCGAAGGTCAACGGTCGCCTGGTGCCGCTCGAATCGGAGCTGCACTCCGGTGACGTCGTCGAGGTGTTCACCTCGAAGAACCCGGATGCCGGCCCCAGCCAGGACTGGCTGGCGTTCGTCAAGAGCACCCGAGCACGCAACAAGATCCGCGGATGGTTCACGAAGGAACGGCGCGACGAAGCCGTCGAGCAGGGCAAGGACGCCATCGCGCGCGCGATGCGCCGACAGAACCTGCCGCTTCAGCGTCTGATGAGTCAGGACTCCTTCACCGCGGTCGCGCACCAGCTCCGCTACGAGGATGTCACCGCCCTCTACGCCGCGGTCGGCGAAGGGCACGTGTCGACCCAGTCGGTCATCGAGAAGGTCACCGCCCTCGTCCGCACGGAGGAGGAGAACACCTCCACCGGTCCCATCGACCTTCCTGCCGTCGGCCGGTCCAAGGCGCCGCGCGGCGGAGACTCGGGCGTCCTCGTCCGGGGTGCGCCCGACATCCTCGTGAAGCTCGCCAAGTGCTGCACGCCGGTCCCGGGGGACGAGATCGTCGGTTTCGTCACGCGCGGCAGCGGCGTCTCCGTGCACCGCGCCGACTGCACGAACGCCGGCGCGCTCCGCGACCAGCCGGACCGGCTCATCGAGGTCTCGTGGGCGCCGACGTCCAAGAGCGTCTTCCTCGTCCACATCCAGGTCGAGGCCCTCGACCGCTCGGGGCTGCTGAGCGACATCACGCGGGTGCTCAGCGAGCACCACGTGAACATCCTCTCGGCATCCGTCCAGACGACGAATGACCGTCTCGCGCTCAGCCGGTACGTCTTCGAGATGGGCGACACGGTCCACCTCGACCGCGTGCTGAACGCCGTCCGGCGCATCGACGCGGTCTACGACGTCTACCGGGTCACCTCTTCCTGACGCCGTCGCAGTTCGGCAGCCGCCGCGCGCTTGTGATGGACGGGTCCCGCCTGCCCGATCCAGGTCACGGCATCGTCGAGCAGGTCCGATCGCCACGCGAGCATGTCATCGACCAGGTGGCGCGGAGAGGCACCCACGGCGGCCTCGCGGATGAGGTCTACCAGAGTGCGGACCGGGGTCGTCACGGCGACGCCGCTGATGAGCTCGACGTCACGGGCCGGGAGGGCGACGTCGCGGAACCGGATGCGAGCGTCGACCGGAAAGGCCGCACGCCGTCTCCCCGCCCGCTGCAGGCTCTGGATGAGCGGCGGCTCCGGGATGGCACCGTGCACCCAGGCGGCGCTGGCGTGCGTGACCGCGCGCTCCGGTCCGCCGACCGAGCGGAAGGATGCCGCGCGCAGCTCGCGTGTTTCGACGGCGTCCGCCGGCATGAAGGCCTCGCCGATCTCCACGAGATCGCCGTCCAGGCGAGCCGCCGTCAGCTCCGCGGTCGACAGGCGGTCATCGGCGAAATAGAGGAACGGCCACATGAGGGCAGTCTGCGCCATACGGGCGCGTCGGGCCGGAGTCGAATTCCGGCTGTGGAGAAACGACGAGAGCGGACCACCCGGGAGGGTGCTCCGCTCTCGTCAGATCCGACGTGTCAGCCGCCGAGGGCCCGCAACCAGCCCTTGCGGGCTTCGAGCGCGTCCTTCGCCTTCGCGATGGCGGCCTTATCCTTCGTGGCTTCTGCGGCCGTGAGCTCGTCCTCGAGCTTCGAGATCGCATCCTGGAGCTGGCTCGTCATGTCGTTCTGACGCGCCTTCGTCTCGGGGTTGTTGCGCTTCCAGTCCTCGTCTTCACGGGACTTCAACGCGGTCTCGACCTTGCGGAGCTGGTCGTCCAGGCCACGCTCGGTGTCGCGCGGGAATACACGACCGATCTCGTCCCAGCGGCGCTGGATGTTCGTGAGGAGGGTCCGCGCCTTGGCGTTGTCCTTCTCCTTCGCGACGGCGGCGGCTTCGTCGAGCAGAGCGCGCTTGGCCTCGATCTTCTCCTTCGATGCTTCGACGTCCGCGTTCTCGCGTTCGATGCGCGCGCCGTAGAGGACGTCACCCGCAGCCTTGAACCGGGCCCAGAGCGCGTCGTCCGCCTTCTTTCCGGCGCGGCCGGCGCTCTTCCACTGGTCGAGCAGCTCGCGGTACGCCGAGATGCCGTCCTCGCCCCTCGGCGCCAGTGCCTCGGCGCGCTCGACGAGGCGCGTCTTCGCGTCGCGGGCGCTCTTGTGCTGCTCGTCGAGGCTCGAGTAGAACTCGCGGCGGTTCTTGTCCACGATGGCGCGGGCGTCGCGGAATCGCTTCCAGAGCTGCTGACCGACCGCCTTGGGCAGGCGGGGTCCGGTGCTCTGGTGCTCCTGCCAGCGTGCGAACAGGGCCGCCACGTCGGCTGTCGTCTGCTTCCACTGGATGGAGCGCGGGTCCTTGGCGGCGATCGCCTCGATCTCGGTGACGATGCCCTCGCGTTCGGCGACGGCGGCATCCACCGCTGCGCGCTGAGCCTGCGCCTCTTCGGCGCTCGCCTCGGACAGCGCGCCCTCGAGCGACGTGACGCGGGCCTCGAGCGAGGCGAGATCGCCGACGGCGGCAGCGCCGTCGAGACGTTCGCGGATGGTGCGGGCGGTGCTGCGCAGATCGGATGCCGACGCCCCGCCGCGCCGGTGGCGCACCTCGAGGAGGGTCACCTCGGAGGCGAGGTCGGCGTACTTGCGCTCGAAGTAGGCGAGAGCCTCTTCGGGGGTGCCGTCGGGGTACTGGCCGACGACACGCCACTGATCGCCCTCGCGGACGGAGACGGTGCCGTCGTCGTCGACGCGGCCCCACGGCTGGGTCTCGGCGGATTCGGGGGTGGCGGAACTCACGGGGGTCACCTCGTCGGCGGCATGCGCCGCATGGGGGTCGGATTAGTGACTCAGCCTAGTACGCGCCGGTCACGGAGTCGGAGTGGGAGTCGGGGATTCAGACGGCTCGGGGGAGGGAGCAGGGGTCGCACCCGGGCTCTGCGACGGAGACGGGGACGGCGCGGGTTCCGGAGTGCCGGGCCCGAGCTTGTAGTAGGCGACCTGCCCGCCGAGGACCGCGAGCAGAAGCGCACCACCGGCGACGCCGGCGATCACGTTGTCGCGGCGGCGTCGCTGGATGACGGAGGCGTGGAAGCGTCGTCGCGCTTCGTAGAGACGTGCGCGCTCGCGCTCCTGTGCGCTCGAGCGACCCTTGTCCTTGCCCGCTGCCACGGCGTTCCTCCCGTCGAGGCTGAGCGAGAGCGCAGCCTTCTGCAGATTATTCGGCCCCGCGCCCGGGGCAAAACCCGGCGGCACCGGTCGGGGCGTGATGTCGGTGGGGGCGATTAGCCTGGAGGGATGGCACAGAGTGATGCGCTTTTCCGCGGAGCGACGCCTCTGGCCGTGAGGATGCGCCCGGCATCCCTCGACGAGGTCGCCGGTCAGACCCACCTGCTCCGTCCGGGGTCGCCGCTCGTCGCCCTCGCCGACCCCGGGCGCGCGACCACCGGCGCAGTCTCGGTGATCCTCTGGGGGCCGCCGGGGACAGGCAAGACGACGCTGGCGCAGGCGATCGCGCGGACCTCCGGCCGTCGGTTCGTGGAGCTCTCGGCCGTCACCGCCGGCGTCAAGGACGTCCGTGAGGTCATGCAAGAAGCGATGACCCAGCGCGACCTGTACGGCGCCTCCACGATCCTCTTCCTCGATGAGATCCACCGCTTCACCAAGGCGCAACAGGACGCCCTGCTCCCGGGCGTCGAGAACGGGTGGGTCATCCTCATCGCGGCGACGACGGAGAACCCCTCTTTCTCGGTGATCTCGCCCCTGCTGTCGCGATCGCTCCTGCTCACCCTGCAGCCCCTCACCGATGCGGACCTCGGCATGTT is a genomic window containing:
- a CDS encoding RelA/SpoT family protein, translated to MAEAVTPTGSATGGQSLRRLVPRIFSRAPSRDALEELMRTVRVHHPKGDIAIVERAYRTAAKAHASQKRQSGEPYITHPLAVAQILAELGLGPRAIAAALLHDTVEDTDYSLDQLTADFGDEVAMLVDGVTKLDKVKYGDAAQAETVRKMIVAMSKDIRVLLIKLADRLHNARTWGFVPPEKAAKKARETLEIYAPLAHRLGIQTAKSELEDLSFAVLHPKLYAEIDSLVKQRTPQREQYVHTVIDNVEADLRDLRIRGRVMGRPKQLYSVYQKMVVRGREFDDIYDLIGIRVMVNTVRDCYAVLGAIHARWTPIPGRFKDYIATPKFNLYQSLHTTVIGPGGRTVEIQIRTHEMHQQAEYGVAAHWKYKEQISGGKADSKAIDQDMAWLAHISDWQAETADPSEFLDSLRFEIGAKEVYVFTPKGRVVGLPAGATPVDFAYAVHTEIGHRTMGAKVNGRLVPLESELHSGDVVEVFTSKNPDAGPSQDWLAFVKSTRARNKIRGWFTKERRDEAVEQGKDAIARAMRRQNLPLQRLMSQDSFTAVAHQLRYEDVTALYAAVGEGHVSTQSVIEKVTALVRTEEENTSTGPIDLPAVGRSKAPRGGDSGVLVRGAPDILVKLAKCCTPVPGDEIVGFVTRGSGVSVHRADCTNAGALRDQPDRLIEVSWAPTSKSVFLVHIQVEALDRSGLLSDITRVLSEHHVNILSASVQTTNDRLALSRYVFEMGDTVHLDRVLNAVRRIDAVYDVYRVTSS
- a CDS encoding DUF349 domain-containing protein; translation: MTPVSSATPESAETQPWGRVDDDGTVSVREGDQWRVVGQYPDGTPEEALAYFERKYADLASEVTLLEVRHRRGGASASDLRSTARTIRERLDGAAAVGDLASLEARVTSLEGALSEASAEEAQAQRAAVDAAVAEREGIVTEIEAIAAKDPRSIQWKQTTADVAALFARWQEHQSTGPRLPKAVGQQLWKRFRDARAIVDKNRREFYSSLDEQHKSARDAKTRLVERAEALAPRGEDGISAYRELLDQWKSAGRAGKKADDALWARFKAAGDVLYGARIERENADVEASKEKIEAKRALLDEAAAVAKEKDNAKARTLLTNIQRRWDEIGRVFPRDTERGLDDQLRKVETALKSREDEDWKRNNPETKARQNDMTSQLQDAISKLEDELTAAEATKDKAAIAKAKDALEARKGWLRALGG
- a CDS encoding dioxygenase, with the protein product MAAGKDKGRSSAQERERARLYEARRRFHASVIQRRRRDNVIAGVAGGALLLAVLGGQVAYYKLGPGTPEPAPSPSPSQSPGATPAPSPEPSESPTPTPTP
- a CDS encoding SAM-dependent methyltransferase yields the protein MAQTALMWPFLYFADDRLSTAELTAARLDGDLVEIGEAFMPADAVETRELRAASFRSVGGPERAVTHASAAWVHGAIPEPPLIQSLQRAGRRRAAFPVDARIRFRDVALPARDVELISGVAVTTPVRTLVDLIREAAVGASPRHLVDDMLAWRSDLLDDAVTWIGQAGPVHHKRAAAAELRRRQEEVTR
- the secF gene encoding protein translocase subunit SecF, with protein sequence MRSMSDFGNDLYTGKVSFPFVGRRRLWFLIAAILVIGSALVPVFRPIQFSIEFTGGSQFTVNDVAKPDQLLATEAVQSVVPDAATRVTTVGDDSLRIQTDQLGEIETREVTDALVTAYGVSDDSVSSSFIGPSWGESVTRQSLWGLAIFLVLTFLILALYFRTWKMSVAAMIGLVDVLVVTVGVYALFGFEISPAAVIGFLTILSYSLYDTTVVFDKIRENTFEDGEKSGRTFGESVNLAVNQTLVRSINTTVVAVLPTGAILFIGALWLGAQTLTDISLSIFVGTIVAAYSTLFVAAPLYSLLRENEGDLKARDQRILESRSAAVAAV
- the secD gene encoding protein translocase subunit SecD, coding for MASSTPVRRAWRALIGLLALTAVLFGVNAAGVYLFERSSWVPELALDLQGGTQIILQAQTEAGTPPTPEQMQQAVSIIRQRVDASGVGETDITTQAGNQIVVQLPGIADEETRDRIGRSAQMQLRAVLYTAAPSNTFVGDDGKQTPYPTPGPSLNATPTPAPTNGSDLSWATEEVQAQFLAYDCANPATDPAQEPANEPLITCDTDGAAKYLLGPVELDGSAISDATNGLNSQNGQWAVNIVFNGEGTKTFGDISQRLFNLQSPQNQFAFVLDGEVISAPSMNAVITDGKPQITGNFDQETSKTLADQLKYGALPLSFEVQSSNSISATLGSQQLLIGLVAGLIGLALVAIYSLTVYRALGFVIIASLAVMGILTYITLCILAWRMGFRLSLAGVAGLIVTIGFTADSFIVYFERIRDELRDGKSITGAVEDGWARAKRTIYISKSINILAAVVLYILADATVKGFAFTLGLTTVIDILIFILFTHPVLQLLARTRFFGGGHTLSGLDPTALGAVYRGRAQFRTPVAAGGTSQAEKRSSRSRNEAVRRQTIAERKLAQQSSDTRSAGEGDD